A part of Streptomyces sp. NBC_01210 genomic DNA contains:
- a CDS encoding DUF742 domain-containing protein → MSDHWYEDETGPLVRPYTATGGRTRPAAEHSIDLMSQVTAVDPTGSEPRLDHARSSLLELVRREPRPVAEIAADADLPLTVVRVLLADLVEAGLIRVSAPVSHEGLNDPELLREIVDRLREL, encoded by the coding sequence GTGAGCGACCACTGGTACGAGGACGAGACCGGCCCTCTGGTGCGGCCGTACACCGCGACCGGCGGCCGGACCCGTCCCGCCGCCGAGCACAGCATCGATCTGATGTCGCAGGTCACGGCCGTGGACCCGACCGGATCCGAGCCGCGGCTCGACCATGCCCGCAGCTCGCTGCTCGAGCTGGTGCGCCGCGAGCCGCGCCCGGTTGCCGAGATCGCCGCCGACGCGGATCTGCCCCTCACCGTCGTACGCGTCCTGCTGGCCGACCTGGTCGAGGCCGGACTGATCCGGGTCTCCGCGCCGGTCAGCCACGAGGGTCTGAACGACCCGGAGCTGCTGCGCGAAATCGTCGACCGCCTTCGGGAGCTGTGA
- a CDS encoding amino acid permease, producing MLDHGEAPPATAPSPARSQGLGARLMRRKPVEQLVAEGGQGEGGSLRRSLTMWQLTMISIGATLGTGIFVVLGEATPLAGPAVAISFVIAGLTALFSALSYAELAGSIPVSGSSYSYSYATMGEIVAWICGWCLILEYGVSVAAVAVGWGEYLNELLDGTIGVTIPEAISAPLGEGGLINLPALVVVLLAMSFLMGGAKESARVNTIMVGVKIVTLLLFIGIGFMGIKAGNYTPLAPLGVTGISAAAASLFFSYIGFDAASTAGEEAKNPKRDLPRAIMLSLLIVTVLYCLVALVAVGAMPWQDFEGTEAALAQIMKDVTGQSVWGVVLAAGAVVAIASVVFAVLYGQTRILFAMSRDGLVPKLFAKVNPRTGAPRANTVIVSLFCGALAAFIPLGELANATSIGTLFAFALVNVAVVILRYKRPDMNRTFTVMLFPVTPILGFIFCGYLMYTMPGTTWMVFGGWMIVGLVFYFGYGMRRSRLATAEK from the coding sequence GTGCTTGACCACGGCGAAGCCCCACCCGCGACCGCGCCGTCCCCCGCCCGGAGCCAGGGCCTGGGCGCCCGGCTGATGCGGCGCAAGCCCGTCGAGCAGCTGGTCGCCGAAGGCGGCCAGGGCGAGGGAGGCTCGCTGCGTCGCTCGCTCACGATGTGGCAACTGACCATGATCAGCATCGGTGCGACGCTCGGCACCGGCATCTTCGTCGTGCTCGGCGAGGCCACGCCGCTGGCCGGCCCGGCCGTCGCGATCTCGTTCGTCATCGCCGGTCTGACCGCGCTGTTCTCGGCCCTCTCCTATGCCGAGCTGGCCGGGTCCATCCCGGTTTCCGGCTCCTCGTACTCGTACTCGTACGCCACCATGGGCGAGATCGTCGCCTGGATCTGCGGCTGGTGTCTGATCCTGGAGTACGGAGTCTCGGTCGCGGCCGTGGCCGTCGGCTGGGGGGAATATCTCAACGAGTTGCTCGACGGCACGATCGGGGTGACCATCCCCGAAGCGATCTCCGCCCCGTTGGGCGAGGGCGGCTTGATCAACCTGCCGGCGCTGGTCGTCGTGCTGCTCGCCATGTCTTTCCTGATGGGCGGCGCCAAGGAGAGCGCCCGGGTCAACACGATCATGGTCGGCGTGAAGATCGTGACGCTGCTGCTCTTCATCGGCATCGGCTTCATGGGCATCAAGGCCGGTAACTACACCCCGCTCGCCCCGCTCGGCGTGACCGGGATCAGCGCCGCCGCGGCCAGCCTCTTCTTCTCGTACATCGGCTTCGACGCGGCCTCCACCGCCGGCGAAGAGGCCAAGAACCCCAAGCGGGACCTCCCGCGCGCGATCATGCTGTCGCTGCTGATCGTCACCGTGCTCTACTGCCTGGTTGCGCTCGTCGCCGTCGGCGCCATGCCGTGGCAGGACTTCGAGGGCACCGAGGCCGCCCTGGCCCAGATCATGAAGGACGTCACGGGCCAGAGCGTCTGGGGTGTGGTGCTCGCCGCGGGCGCGGTCGTCGCCATCGCCTCCGTGGTCTTCGCGGTGCTCTACGGCCAGACCCGCATCCTGTTCGCGATGTCCCGCGACGGCCTGGTTCCCAAGCTGTTCGCCAAGGTGAACCCGCGTACGGGTGCCCCGCGCGCCAACACCGTCATCGTCTCGCTCTTCTGCGGGGCCCTTGCGGCCTTCATCCCGCTGGGCGAGCTGGCCAATGCCACCAGCATCGGCACGCTCTTCGCCTTTGCGCTGGTCAACGTCGCCGTGGTGATCCTGCGCTACAAGCGCCCCGACATGAACCGCACGTTCACGGTGATGCTGTTCCCGGTCACCCCGATCCTCGGCTTCATCTTCTGCGGCTACCTGATGTACACGATGCCGGGCACCACCTGGATGGTCTTCGGTGGCTGGATGATCGTCGGCCTCGTGTTCTACTTCGGATACGGCATGCGCCGCTCCCGACTTGCCACAGCAGAGAAGTGA
- a CDS encoding roadblock/LC7 domain-containing protein yields MMADEPTGDPAGLGWLLDDLLARTDHVLQAVLLTADGLVSSASKGMARKDIEHLSAVCAGFHSLAKEAGDRFEAGSVRQTMVMLDHAFLFITPAGDGSRLAVLSDPETDVGQLAHEMSLLVRRVGRHMAVPTRSAPEATDT; encoded by the coding sequence ATGATGGCTGACGAACCCACGGGGGACCCGGCGGGCCTCGGCTGGCTGCTCGACGATCTACTGGCCAGGACCGACCATGTACTCCAGGCGGTGCTGCTGACCGCGGACGGTCTGGTCAGCAGCGCCTCCAAAGGCATGGCCAGGAAGGACATCGAACATCTCTCCGCCGTCTGCGCGGGCTTCCACAGCCTCGCCAAGGAGGCCGGCGACCGCTTCGAGGCCGGGTCCGTGCGGCAGACGATGGTGATGCTCGACCACGCCTTCCTCTTCATCACTCCCGCCGGCGACGGCAGCCGTCTTGCGGTGCTCTCCGACCCCGAGACCGACGTCGGACAGCTGGCCCACGAAATGTCGCTGCTGGTCAGGCGGGTGGGCCGACATATGGCCGTCCCCACGCGCTCGGCCCCCGAGGCCACCGACACCTAA